CCTGAAGGCGCTGATCGACCGTGGTCCGCACCTCCATCAGGCGCCGTTCGTTGATCTGGATGAGCCCCTGCAACTGCTCGCCGAAACCGGCGGCGAAGCGCGCCAGCGACTCGGCCGATTCGGCTCGCGCCGCCTGCGCGTCCCGCGTCAGGGCGGCGCGCAGGTCGCCGTGGGATTGGGCAAGTTCCTGGCGCAGGCCGCGGGTGGATTCGGCGAACTCGGCGCGCAGGCCGCGCTGGCTCTCCGCCATGTCGGCGCGCAGGGCGCGTTCGGTGCGTTCCAGGCCTTCCAGCAGCGCGTCGAGCCGGTCGTCGCGCGCCGGCCGCGACAGCCAGGCCAGCAAGGCAATCAGGCAAGCCAGCACCGCGCCGCCGGCAGCCACCCAAAGCAGAACATCATTCGACAAAACGGCCCCTTTCAACACCGCGCGCCCACGCCGGACGCGTGAAATTATAGGACGGTGATCCGGCCCCGGCAGTCAATCTCAGTAGTCATCAGAAACGACTTTCTGGGCGCGCAAAAAGCGAAAGGCAAGCAACGGCATTAAACTGTTAACAACTTACATATAACCTTAAAAACAGTTGAACACAGCTGATCTCCCACCATTCTGCCCGCAGCCTGTCGCTTACGGCACTGTTTTCGGACCATTGAATCTCAATGACGAAACGCCGGTCGCGACGGGCGGGGACCGCCATATCTTCCAGCATCCCCACGCGCCCTCCCTGCTCGTCAAGATCATGGACATGCAGGCGCGTGCCGTCTACCTCGAAACCCGCCCGTTCAAGCGCTGGTACAAGCAGTACCAGCGCGAAAGCGCCTACCGCGTCTACCTGAACGAAATCACCGAATACGTCACCACCACCACCCGCCCCTCGGGCGTGTGGCAGGTGCCGATGGCGCGCATCCTGGGCCTGGCCCAGACCACCCTGGGCCTGGGCCTGCTGGTCGAGAAGATCACCGACGAGATCGGCAACATCGCCCCCACGGTGGCCGACCTGGCGCGCCAGGGCAAGATGGACGAGGCACTGTCGGCGCGACTGGACGAGTTCGTCGAGGATCTGGCCGACGCCCACGTGGTGCTGCACGATCTGTCGCCCAGCAACATCGCCTGCGGCCTGAATGCGGACGGCAAGTCAGGACTATTCCTGATTGACGGCTTCGGCGTCCTGCCGCTGGTGCCGGTGTACGCCTGGAGCAAGCGCCTGAACCGCTATCGCATCCAGCGCAAATACGCCGAGATGCGGGCCACCATGGCCGAGCACGCGCGTGAAATTGCGCTCAAGGCCGCGGGCCGCGCCAACGAAGGCGCCCCCAAGACCTGAATCGCGCTCAGGGCGCCCGCTTGAGCGGCGTCCCCTGCCGGTCCACCCAGTGATAGTCGCGCCCCGCCTGCTGCCCGCGACGCAGCGGATTGCGGGTGCACCAGGCCGCATAGGCCGGATCGACATAGCGGTATTCCAGGTGTTCGTCACGCCCGGCGGGAATGCCCAGCCGGGTGGTGCTGATGAGCGCCTGCGGCGATTCGCCCACGTCCTCGACGTACAGCGCGCCCGGATCGAAGCGGCGCGCATCCCAGTCCGGCACCTTCAGGCCGAGCGCGCGGCACAGCAGCGTCTGGCCGGCGCACAGCCGCCCCGGCGGCCGCGGCTGCCCCCGGGCATCGGGGTTCAGGGCCTGCATGCGGGCCAGCGCCTCGGGGCCGGACACGGCATCGACCCAGGGATAGGCCGACTTGATCAGCACCGCGTTGCCGGGACCGCCCGCGCTGAAATTGAGCGAGTCGCCGCCGCGCGCGTAATACATGTAGACCACGCCGCCATCCATGAACAGGGCGCGGCGCTTGTGGGTATAGCCGAGCGAGGCGTGGCTGCCCTTCTCTTCCAGGTAATAGGCCTCGGTCTCGATGATGCGCGCCGACAGCCACAGGCCGTCGACGCGATGGCGCACCACCTTGCCCAGCAGCTCGCGCGCCAGCTGGCGGGCGTCGCGATCAAAAAAGGCATCGGGCAACGCCTTGCCGGCGTCGCGCGATGCCTTGTCGGCCCTGGCAGCCACGGTGTCAGGCGAAGCGTTCGCCGTAGCGCTTTTCGCTGAAGCCGACGCCGACTTCGCCATCCGGCGAGACCGCCACCGGGCGCCGCACCAGCGCCGGGAACTCGGCGATCAGCTTGGTCCACTGGGCGTCTGTGCTGGCCGTCTTGCGATCGTCCGGCAGGTTGCGCCAGGTCATGGAGGCGCGGTTGACCAGCTTTTCCCAGCCGCCGAGCTGACCGGCCCAGTCCTTCAGGGTGGCAGCAGCCACGGGATGGTCACGGTAGTCGATGAACTGGTGGTCGACGCCGTGCGCGGTCAGCCACTCGCGCGCCTTGACGCAGGTGCTGCACTTGGTCAGGCCATACAGGGTGGTTTGCTTCATTTGGGTTCGGACTCCTTGCGCCATTGCATGCGGTTGGCCAGGATGACGCAGGTGCCCACCGCCAGGATGAACAGCGTCGCCAACGCATTGATCTCGGGTTTCAGGCCCAGCCGGACCCGCGAAAAGACTTCCATCGGCAGGGTGCTGGAGCTGGGGCCGGACAGGAACGACGCCAGCACCACGTCGTCCAGCGACAGCGTGAAGGATAGCAGCCAGGCCGAGGCCAGCGCCGGCGCGATCAGCGGCAGCGTGATCTTGAAGAACACGGTGATGGGCGTGGCGCCCAGGTCCAGCGCGGCCTCTTCCAGCGAGCGGTCGAGGTCGCGGATGCGGGTCTGGATCACCACCGCCACGAAGGCCATGCACAGCGTCACATGGCCGACCCAGATGGTGAAGATGCCGTTCTCGGCCGGCCAGCCCAGGTGGCCGCGCAGCTCCACGAACATCAGCAGCAGCGAGATGCCCAGCACCACTTCGGGGATCACCAGCGGCGCGCTCAGCATGCCGACGTACAGCGCGAAGCCGCGGAAACGGCCCATGCGCCCCAGCACGTAGCCGGCCCAGGTGCCGATGATGACGGCGGCGGTGGCGGTCATGGCGGCGATGCGGAACGACAGCCAGGCCGCGCGCAGCAGCGCGTCGTCGTTGAACAGCGAGTGGTACCAGCGGAACGAGAAACCGGTCCAGGAGGTGACGGCGGGCGATTCGTTGAACGAGAACACCATCAGGCTGATGATGGGCACGTACAGGAAGAAGTAGCCCAGCCCCAGCACCACGGCGCGCAAGGTCTTGTTGGGACCGTTCATTTGCGGCCTCCGCTGGCCAGTTCCTGCTGCTTGACCTGGTTGTACTGGAACAGCGCCAACGGCACCAGCAACAGCAGCACCATCACGCAGGTCACCGCCGAGGCCATCGGCCAGTCGGTGTTGTTGAAGAACTCGTTCCACATGACCCGGCCCATCATCAGCGTGTTGGCGCCGCCCAGCATTTCGGGAATGACGTATTCGCCGACCGCCGGGATGAACACCAGCATGGCGCCGGCGATGACGCCCTGGCGCGACAGCGGCACGGTGATCTGCCAGAACGCCTGCCAGGGCTTGGCGCCCAGGTCGTAGGCGGCTTCCAGCAGGCGCAGGTCCATCTTCACCAGCGTGGCGTACAGCGGCAGGATGAAGAACGGCAGGTACGCATAGACCATGCCGATGTACACGGCCAGGTCGGTACGGTAGATCTCCAGCGGGCTGGAGATGATGCCGAGCCATTGCAGGAAATTGTTCAAGAGGCCGTCGTTGCGCAGGATGCCGACCCAGGCGTACACGCGCAGCAGCAGCGAGGTCCAGAACGGCAGGATCACGCCCAGCAGCAGCAGGTTGCGCACGCGCGGCGACGACCGCGCGATGTAATACGCCATCGGATAGCCGATCAGCACACAGGCCAGCGTGGTGATGGCGGCGATCTTGACCGAACTGAGGTAGGTGGCGAAATACAGGCTGTCGGTGAACAGCAGGATGTAGCCGCGCAGGTGCAGGCTGAACTGCACCGCCTCGTCCTTGAATTCGGCCAGCGCGGTGTACGGCGGAATGCCGAACTTGAGCTCGGCGAAGCTGATCTTGAACACCAGCAGGAACGGCACCAGCAGGAACAGCACCAGCCAGGCGAACGGCGGCACCACCGCCAGCGTCCGGCCCGAGGGCAGCCAGTCGCGGGGCGAGAAGCGGCTCATGACGCCAGCACCGTCGCGCTGTCGGCGTCCCAGCTGACGAAGATTTCTTCGTCGATGCCCGGGGCGTCCAGCTGGGCCAGTTGCAGGCTGGGCACGCTGGCCTCGACCATGGCGCCGGAATCCAGCCGGATCTGGTAGAGCGCGTAGCTGCCCATCCAGGCCATGTGGCTGACCATGCCGTGGGCCCAGTTGTAGTCGCCGGCGGGCTGCTCGCGCGACACCACCATGCGCTCGGGCCGGATGGAGACGTGCACGTCCATGCCCAGCGGCTCGCTGACGCCGTGGCTGACGTACAGCGGGCGGCTCAGTTCGGGGCTTTCGATGGCGACGTGGTCGGGTTCATCGACCACGATGGTGCCGGTGAACATGTTGGTCGAACCGATGAAGCTGGCGACGAAGCGCGAGTTGGGGAAGGCGTAGACGTCCTGCGGCGTGCCGCACTGGACGATCTGGCCTTCGGTCATGACCGCCAGGCGATGCGCCATGGTCATGGCCTCTTCCTGGTCGTGGGTGACCATGATGCAGGTCACGCCGACCTGCTCCAGGATCTTGACCAGCTCGATCTGGGTCTTCTGGCGGATCTGCTTGTCCAGCGCCGACATCGGCTCGTCCAGCAGCAGCAGCTTGGGCCGCTTGACCAGGCTGCGCGCCAGCGCCACGCGCTGCTGCTGGCCGCCGGACAGCTGGTTGGGCTTGCGGCGCGAATAGCCGGCCATCTGCACCAGGTTCAGCGCCTCGAACACGCGGTCGTGGATCTCGGCGCGGTCCACGCCTTCCTGCTTCAGGCCGAAGGCCACGTTGGCCTCGACCGTCATGTGCGGGAACAGCGCGTACGACTGGAACATCATGTTCACCGGCCGCCGGTACGGCGGCACGTTGGTGATGTCCTCGCCATCGAGCAGGATCTGGCCCGAGGTGGCTTCCTCGAAGCCGGCCAGCATGCGCAGCAGGGTCGATTTGCCGCTGCCCGAGCTGCCCAGCAGCGCGAAGATCTCGTTGCGCTTGACCGAGAGATTGACGGAACGGACGGCGACCACGTCGCCGAAGATCTTCACCACGTCGGTCACCCGGACGAACTCGTCCGGATCGGCCGCAAGCTGCGCCGAGTAACGGCTATCGGTCATGATGCTCAGCGCCCCGATTTCAGCTCGGCCCACATGCGCGTCTGCAGGCGTTGGATGTTCAAGGGCTGCGCCTTGATGACATACAAGGTCTTGGAGACCTCGGGCGACGGGTAGATCATGGGGTTGTCGGCCACGTCCTTGACCACGTACTGCCGCGCCTCTTTGTTGGCGTTCGGGTAGAACATGGTGTTGGTGATGGCGGCGTGGACCTTGGGCGTCTCGATGTAGTTGATGAACGCCAGGGCTTCTTCCGGATGCGGCGCGTCCTTCGGGATGACCATCAGGTCGAACCAGGCCGGGGCGCCGCCCTTGGGAATGAAGTAGTTCACTTCATAGGCCTTCTTGGCTTCCTGGGCGCGCTTGCGGGCGATCATGACGTCGCCCGAGAAGCCGTAGACCATGCACAGGTCGCCCACGGCCAGCTCGTCGATGTAGCCCGACGAGCTGAACTGGCGGATGTACGGACGGATCTGCTTGAGCACGTCCAGCGCGGCCTTGTAGTCGTCCGGGTTGGCGCTGTTCGGATCCTTGCCCAGGTACTTGAGCACGGCCGGGAACACCTGCGCGGCCTCGTCCAGCATCGAGATGCCGCACTCCTTGAGCTTGGCGGCGTTCTCGGGCTTGAAGATCATGTCCCAGTTGCCCAGGTCGACGTTGTCGCCCATGATCTGCTTGACCTTGGTGACGTTGTAGCCCAGGCCGTTGGTGCCGTAGCCCCAGGGAATGGCGTATTCGTTGCCGGGATCGACCGAGGCGACCAGCGCCATGACGTCGGGGTCCAGGTACTTCCAGTTGGGGATCTTGGACTTGTCCAGTTTCTGGAACAGGCCGGCCTCGATCTGGCGCGAGGCGTAATGCGTGGACGGGACAACGACGTCGTAACCCGATTTGCCGGCCAGCAGCTTGGCCTGCAGCGTGTCGTTGCTGTCGTAGACGTCATAGCGGACCTTGATGCCGGTTTCCTTCTCGAAACCGGAGATCGTGTCCGGAGCCGTGTATTCGGCCCAGTTGTAGACGTTGACGACCTTGTTCTGCGCCATCGCCGCCGACGTGGCTGCCGCGACCAGCATCGTCCCCAGCGCCCAGCGCATTCCCGCCCGTAGTTTCATTACCAGCCCCCCAGCCATATGCCGTAAGTTACAGGAGTACCAAAAGGCGGAATCATAAAGCCTTTTAGCGATGACCTGCCCAACTTTACCGGGAGATTTACCCCAATTTGCCGCAATTGGGCCCCCATTGCGGCCCGCGGCCAACGCCCCGGCTCAGGGCTGCACGCCGACGCCCCAGGCGGTCCAGTAGCTGTCGCGCAACTTGAGCCAGAAACGCTCGCCGTCTTCGCCGGCCACCTTGACCAGCGAACGGCGCAGGCGTTCCAGGTTGCCCTGGCGCTGGCGGTCGGACAGGCCGCCCTGGGTGCCGCGGTCGAAGTCGATCAGCCAGACCTGACCGTCGGACCCGATCAGGATGTTGAAGGCGTTCAGGTCGGCGTGCCAGACGCCGGCCCGGTGCATGCGCGCGATGGCCTCGGCCACCGGCTGCCACAGGGGTTCGGCCAGCGCCAGGGCCAGCGGCCGCACGCCGGGAATGCGTTCGACCACGATGGCGGCGCGGTAGGTCGGCCCCTGGCGCCAGTAGGCGGCGGCCAGCGGCGCCGGCACCGGCAGCCCCTGGGCGCGCATGGCGGCCAGCAGGCGGAACTCACGGAAGCTGCGGGTGCGGTCGGCACCCGCCCACAGGTAGGTGTCGCGGCTGAGCTTGGCGATCAGGCCGCCGCGCCGGTAGCGGCGCAGCACGCCCTGCCAGCCCTGCCCCTGCACGAACCAGGCGGCCTGGCGGCCGCCGGCGTCCACCGGCCGGGCGCGGTCGCCGTAGTGGGCCGGGTTGAACACTTCGGGGCCGGACTCGCCCAGGCGCGGGTCGGCCAGCATGGCGCCGGCCAAGGGCGCCGGCCAGCGCTGGCGCCGGGCGCCTGAGGGATCCCGCTCAGCCTTCACGGTTGCGCATCCAGTCGGCCACGCCGAAGAAGGCCTGCAGCAGGCGCTCGACCAGGGCGGGGTCGATGCCCTCGTCTTCCATGGCGCGGCCCATGCAGGCCACCCATTGATCGCGTTCGATCTCGCCGATCGAGAACGGCAGGTGCCGGGCCCGCAGCCGCGGATGGCCGAAGCGCTCTATATAGTGGTCGGGGCCGCCGAAGTAGCCGCACAGGAACCAGAACAGCTTGTCGCGGGCCTCGTCCAGGCTGGGGCCGTGCGCGGCCCGCAGCTCCTTCAGGTCCGGCTCGATGTCCATCAGGTCATAGAAGCGGTCCACCAGGGCTCGCACGCCGGGCTCGCCGCCCAGGAGATCGAAAATGCTGCGGGAGGTTTCCACGGGTTCGGCAGGGGTTTGGACGGAGGACGTCATCAGGTTTCTCTCAGGGTGACCAGCGGCGGGGTGCGCAGCACGCCACGCAGCGCCAGCGCGCCACCGGCCCAGGCGCCGAGCATACCCGCGCCCACCCCTACCAGCCAGGGCCAAAGGCTGAGGGTAATGGTGAAATCGAAAACCTGGGTTGATAAAACCCAAGCGATCGCGCTGGCGCCGGCCGCCGCCAGCAGGCCGGCCAGGCCGCCAACCGCCCACAGTTCGATGCGCTGCGAGCGCGCCAGCTGGCTGCGGGTGGCGCCCAGGGCGCGCAGCACCGCGGCTTCGCGCATGCGCTCGTCGCGGGTGGCGGTCAGCGCGGCCGACAGCACCAGCACGCCGGCCGCCAGGGTGAACAGGAACAGCAGCTGCACCGCGCGGCCGACCTCGTTGAGCACCGACTGCAACTGTTGCAGGATGGCGCCCACGTCGAACACAGTCAGGTTCGGGAACTGCCGCACCAGCGCGGGCAGCACCTGGGCCTTTTCCGGCGGCAGGTAGAAGGATGTGATCCAGCTTTGCGGCATGTCGGCCAGGGTATCAGGCGTCAGGATGGCGAAAAAATTGACGCGCATCGTATCCCAATCCACCCGCCGGGTGCTCGACACGGCCACCTCGAACTGCTGGCCGGCCACGTCGAAGGTCATCTTGTCGCCCAGCTTGATGCCCAGGGTCTTGGCCAGGCCCGACTCCAGCGACACCTCGGCCGAGCCCGGCTTGAGCCAGCGCCCTTCCTCGATGCGATTGGACGACGGCATCTGCTCGCCATAGGACAGGTTGAATTCCCGGTCCACCAGGCGCTTGGCGCGCGGCTCCTCGTAGTCGTCCGGCCCCACCGGCTTGCCGTTGACCGCGATCAGGCGGCCGCGCACCATCGGCGACAGCACGATCTGGCCCAGCCCCTCTCGGGTCAGCGCGTCGGTCACGGCCTGGCGCTGGTCGGGCTGCACATTGATGAGGAAACGGTTGGGCGCGTCCGGCGGCAGCGTGCGCTGCCAGCCCTGGATCAGGTCGGTGCGGGTCATCGCCAACAGCAGCAGGGCCATCAGGCCCACCGCCAGCGCGCACACCTGGGTGATGGTGGCGGCGCGCCGGCGCACCACGCCGGCCAGCGCGAACCGCAGCGCCGGCAGGCCGGCGGCCAGGCCGCGCAGGCGCGCCAGGCCCAGGATGCAGAGCCACGCCACCAGCGCGAACAACGCGAAGGCTCCCAGGAACCCGCCCGCCACCACGCCGCCCAGTTTGGCATCGCCGGCGAACCACCAGATCAGCAGCGCGAAGCCGACGGCGCCGACGCCGTAGCCGAGCGCGCTGCGGGCGCTGATGACGTCGGCGTCGCGCCGCAGCACCCGCGCCGGCGGCACGTGCCGCAACTGCGCCAGGGCCGGCAGGGCAAAGCCCAGCAACAGCAAGAGGCCGGTCAGCAGCCCCTGCAGGGCCGGGATGGCCGAGGGCGCGGGCAGGGTCGTGTCGATCAGCGTGCCCAGCAGCATCACCAGCACCTGGTGCACCGCGTAGCCCAGCAGGCAACCGGCGGCCGAGGCGAACAGCCCGACCAGCGCGAATTCCAGGGTCAGCATGCGCGAAACCTGCGACTGCACCGCCCCCAGGCAGCGCATCACGGCGATGCCGTCGCGGTGCCGCGTCATGTAGCGGCCGGCCGCCAGCGCCACCGCCACCGCCGAGATCAGCACCGCCAGCAGCGCCACCAGCGACAGGAAGCGCTGCGCACGGTCCAGGGTGCGGCGCACTTCGGGCCGGCCCGATTCCAGCGTGGCGACCTTCTGGCCGCGCTTGAGGTTCTGGCCGAGCCAGGCCGAATAGTTGGCCACCGCATCCGGCTGGCCGGCCACCAGCAGGGCGTAGCCGATGCGGCTGCCGGGCGCGATCAGCCCGGTGGCCGGCAGGTCGCTGGCGCGCAGCATCACCCGCGGCGCGACGTTGACGAACTGCATGCCGCGGTCCGGCTCATAGGTGATGACCCGGTCGATGCGCAGGTGGGCGTCGCCCACGTTCAGGGTGTCGCCCACTTTCAGGCCCAGCAGCGACAGCAACTGGCCGTCGACCCAGACCGCGCCCTCGGGCGGGATGTCGCGGGTGGCGCCGTCGGGGCTGAAGGGTGCGTCGGTCACCCGCAGGGCGCCGCGCAGCGGGTAGCCCGGCTCGACCGCCTTCAGGGCGGCCAGCTGGGCGCCGTCGCCGGCGCTGACCATGGACGGGAACTGCCAGGTGCTGGAGACTTCCAGGCCCCGCTCGCGCGCCTGGTCCAGGAAGGCCGCGGGCACGGGCTCGTCGGCGTCCAGCACCAGGTCGGCGCCCAGCATCTGCCCGGCGTCGCGCTCCAGCGCCCGGCTGACGCGGTCGGCCAGGAAGCCGACGCTGGTGACGGCGGCCACCGCCACCACCAGGGCCAGCACCAGCAGCCGCAGCTCGCCGGCGCGGGCGTCGCGCATCATCATGCGGGCGCCCAGCGCCAGGGTGGTCCAAAAGCCGGGGCGCCTGGCCCGTGAGACATCAGGGAAATCCATCATCTGCCAATGTTAACCAACGGCCGGAATGGGGGCCGAATCCCGCTATCATGCGCGAAGCGCCTTGCGGCGCCGCACGCCCACTGCAAAAAAATACCGAATCCCTGGAGAAGACAATGCGTAAATCCTGGCTCGCGGCCACGATCCTTGCCGCCTGCGCGGTCGCCGCGCCCCTGGCCGCCTCGGCCCAGACTCCCCTGAAGATGGCCTATGCCCTGTCCACCTCGTCGCACTACGGCGCCGGCGCCGACGCCCTGGCCAAGTCGATCGAGGCGTCCAGCAACGGCAAGTACAAGGTACAGCAATTCGCCAACAGCGCGCTGGGCGGTGAACGCGAAGTAATCGAAGGCCTGCAGATCGGCACCATCGACCTGGCCATCGTCTCGACCGGCGCCACCCTGAACTTCGTGCCCGAGACCGGCGTCTTCGACATCCCCTTCCTGCTGCGCGACCTGCAACACGCGCGCAACGTGCTGGACAGCAAGATCGGACAGGATATGCTGGCAAAGTTCCCCAGCCGCGGCATCATCGCGCTGGCCTGGGGCGAGCAGGGCTTCCGCCACTTGACCAACAACGTGCGCCCGGTCAAGACGCCGGCCGACGCCAAGGGCCTGAAGATCCGCACCACGGAAAACCCGATCCACATCACCGCCTTCCGCCAGATCGGCATCCTGCCGACCCCGATGGCCTGGCCGGAAGTGGCCACCGCCCTGCAGCAGGGCACCATCGACGGCCAGGAAAACCCGCTGTCGGTCATCACCTCGGCCAAGCTGTCGCAGATGCAGAAGTACCTGGCGCTGACCGGCCACGTCTACGGCCCGGCGCTGGTGCTGATGTCGTCCAACGTCTATGACGGCCTGTCGGCCGACGACAAGGCCAAGTTCGACAAGGCCGGCAAGGAATCGGCCCTGGCCATGCGCGCCTACGTCGACAACATCGAGAAGACCGGCGTCGAGCAGCTCAAGAAGGAAGGCATGCAGGTCTCCGAAGTCGACCGCGCCGCCTTCGCCGCCGCCGTCGAGCCGGCCTACCCCGAGTACTACAAGAAGTTCAACAAGAAGCTGATCGAGTCGATCCGCGACACCAAGTAAGCGCAAGGCCGGCACGGCCACCGGCGGCGGGCGGAAGCGGTTTCCGCCCGCCGCCCTGCCCTCGCGCGTCCTGTTCTCCGCCCCTGGAAATCCTCATGCGTCTGCTCTGCGCCTTCGACCGCGTCCTGTTCAAACTGGTGTCGGTCATCGCCCAACTCCTGCTGGTGGCCGCCGCGGCCGCCGCCTTCTACCAGGTCATCGCCCGCTTCGTGCTGCATTCGCCCGCCGACTGGAGCGAGGTGCTGACCCGCGCCCTGCTGATCTGGACGGTGCTGCTGGGCGTGGCCCTGGCCTTCCGCCACGGCGCCATGATCAGCGTCGAACTGCTGCGCAACCTGCTGGGCGGCATGCGCCGCCGCATCCTGGAAGCCGTCATCGGCCTGGTCTGCGCCGGCTTTCTCGGCTTCATCGCCTGGATCGGCGGCCAGATGACCTACCGCGTGCGTTTCCAGAACGTGCCCAGCCTGGACATCTCGATTTCCTGGATCTACCTGGCGATCCCGGTGGGCGCGACGCTCGCCGCCATCGCCGTGCTGGCGCGCTGGTGCGCCGGCGAAGAAGAAGACGTCCCCGTGCGCAACGACGCGCAAGGTTGAGCCCCCGCCCCGAATCCAAGCAGCCGATATCGCCATGTCCCAATTAATGATTGTCTCGATGCTGATTTTCTTCGGGCTGTCCGTGCCGGTCGCCGTGTCGATCGGGCTGGCCAGCCTGGCGGGGGTCGGCGCCGCCAACCTGCCCTGGCTGGTGGTGGCCCAGCAGTTGTTCGCCGCGCTGGACAAGTACCCGCTGGTCGCCATTCCGTTCTTCATCCTGGCCGGCAACCTGATGGAAGCCGGCGGCATCTCAGAACGCATGGTGGAGTTCGCCAAGAGCGTGGTCGGCGGCATCCAGGGCGGTCTGGCCTGCACCTGCGTGCTGACTTGCATGATCTTCGCCGCGGTCGCCGGCTCCAGCGTCGCCACCACCTTCGCGGTGGGCGCCATCCTGATCCCGGCCATGATCCGCCACGGCTATCCCGCGCCCTTCGCCGCGTCATTGCAGGCCAGCGCGGCCGAGCTGGGCGTGATCATCCCGCCGTCGATCCCGATGATCCTGTTCGCGGTGTCCACCGACACCTCCACCGGCGAGCTGTTCATCGCCGGCGTGATGCCCGGCATCCTGATCGGCGTGGCGCTCATGTTCTACGTCTGGTTCTACGCCAAGCGCAACAACCTGGGCAAGCGCGACGGCGAAGGCCGCCTGCCGCTGTGGCCGGCCTTCAAGCGCGCCTGGCTGGCGCTGATGATGCCGGTCATCATCCTGGGCGGCATCT
The window above is part of the Achromobacter deleyi genome. Proteins encoded here:
- a CDS encoding ABC transporter permease subunit; this encodes MSRFSPRDWLPSGRTLAVVPPFAWLVLFLLVPFLLVFKISFAELKFGIPPYTALAEFKDEAVQFSLHLRGYILLFTDSLYFATYLSSVKIAAITTLACVLIGYPMAYYIARSSPRVRNLLLLGVILPFWTSLLLRVYAWVGILRNDGLLNNFLQWLGIISSPLEIYRTDLAVYIGMVYAYLPFFILPLYATLVKMDLRLLEAAYDLGAKPWQAFWQITVPLSRQGVIAGAMLVFIPAVGEYVIPEMLGGANTLMMGRVMWNEFFNNTDWPMASAVTCVMVLLLLVPLALFQYNQVKQQELASGGRK
- a CDS encoding ABC transporter permease subunit produces the protein MNGPNKTLRAVVLGLGYFFLYVPIISLMVFSFNESPAVTSWTGFSFRWYHSLFNDDALLRAAWLSFRIAAMTATAAVIIGTWAGYVLGRMGRFRGFALYVGMLSAPLVIPEVVLGISLLLMFVELRGHLGWPAENGIFTIWVGHVTLCMAFVAVVIQTRIRDLDRSLEEAALDLGATPITVFFKITLPLIAPALASAWLLSFTLSLDDVVLASFLSGPSSSTLPMEVFSRVRLGLKPEINALATLFILAVGTCVILANRMQWRKESEPK
- a CDS encoding group II truncated hemoglobin yields the protein MTSSVQTPAEPVETSRSIFDLLGGEPGVRALVDRFYDLMDIEPDLKELRAAHGPSLDEARDKLFWFLCGYFGGPDHYIERFGHPRLRARHLPFSIGEIERDQWVACMGRAMEDEGIDPALVERLLQAFFGVADWMRNREG
- a CDS encoding PhoP regulatory network YrbL family protein codes for the protein MNTADLPPFCPQPVAYGTVFGPLNLNDETPVATGGDRHIFQHPHAPSLLVKIMDMQARAVYLETRPFKRWYKQYQRESAYRVYLNEITEYVTTTTRPSGVWQVPMARILGLAQTTLGLGLLVEKITDEIGNIAPTVADLARQGKMDEALSARLDEFVEDLADAHVVLHDLSPSNIACGLNADGKSGLFLIDGFGVLPLVPVYAWSKRLNRYRIQRKYAEMRATMAEHAREIALKAAGRANEGAPKT
- a CDS encoding polyamine ABC transporter substrate-binding protein, producing MKLRAGMRWALGTMLVAAATSAAMAQNKVVNVYNWAEYTAPDTISGFEKETGIKVRYDVYDSNDTLQAKLLAGKSGYDVVVPSTHYASRQIEAGLFQKLDKSKIPNWKYLDPDVMALVASVDPGNEYAIPWGYGTNGLGYNVTKVKQIMGDNVDLGNWDMIFKPENAAKLKECGISMLDEAAQVFPAVLKYLGKDPNSANPDDYKAALDVLKQIRPYIRQFSSSGYIDELAVGDLCMVYGFSGDVMIARKRAQEAKKAYEVNYFIPKGGAPAWFDLMVIPKDAPHPEEALAFINYIETPKVHAAITNTMFYPNANKEARQYVVKDVADNPMIYPSPEVSKTLYVIKAQPLNIQRLQTRMWAELKSGR
- a CDS encoding ABC transporter ATP-binding protein, which codes for MTDSRYSAQLAADPDEFVRVTDVVKIFGDVVAVRSVNLSVKRNEIFALLGSSGSGKSTLLRMLAGFEEATSGQILLDGEDITNVPPYRRPVNMMFQSYALFPHMTVEANVAFGLKQEGVDRAEIHDRVFEALNLVQMAGYSRRKPNQLSGGQQQRVALARSLVKRPKLLLLDEPMSALDKQIRQKTQIELVKILEQVGVTCIMVTHDQEEAMTMAHRLAVMTEGQIVQCGTPQDVYAFPNSRFVASFIGSTNMFTGTIVVDEPDHVAIESPELSRPLYVSHGVSEPLGMDVHVSIRPERMVVSREQPAGDYNWAHGMVSHMAWMGSYALYQIRLDSGAMVEASVPSLQLAQLDAPGIDEEIFVSWDADSATVLAS
- a CDS encoding 3-deoxy-D-manno-octulosonic acid kinase; the encoded protein is MLADPRLGESGPEVFNPAHYGDRARPVDAGGRQAAWFVQGQGWQGVLRRYRRGGLIAKLSRDTYLWAGADRTRSFREFRLLAAMRAQGLPVPAPLAAAYWRQGPTYRAAIVVERIPGVRPLALALAEPLWQPVAEAIARMHRAGVWHADLNAFNILIGSDGQVWLIDFDRGTQGGLSDRQRQGNLERLRRSLVKVAGEDGERFWLKLRDSYWTAWGVGVQP
- a CDS encoding Spx/MgsR family RNA polymerase-binding regulatory protein produces the protein MKQTTLYGLTKCSTCVKAREWLTAHGVDHQFIDYRDHPVAAATLKDWAGQLGGWEKLVNRASMTWRNLPDDRKTASTDAQWTKLIAEFPALVRRPVAVSPDGEVGVGFSEKRYGERFA
- a CDS encoding DNA-3-methyladenine glycosylase translates to MAARADKASRDAGKALPDAFFDRDARQLARELLGKVVRHRVDGLWLSARIIETEAYYLEEKGSHASLGYTHKRRALFMDGGVVYMYYARGGDSLNFSAGGPGNAVLIKSAYPWVDAVSGPEALARMQALNPDARGQPRPPGRLCAGQTLLCRALGLKVPDWDARRFDPGALYVEDVGESPQALISTTRLGIPAGRDEHLEYRYVDPAYAAWCTRNPLRRGQQAGRDYHWVDRQGTPLKRAP